Proteins from one Setaria italica strain Yugu1 chromosome V, Setaria_italica_v2.0, whole genome shotgun sequence genomic window:
- the LOC101752612 gene encoding aspartic proteinase CDR1, which yields MEATALVLFALLVLAGQRACAASDAGGGGFRVEFIHRDSARSPFHDPALSPHDRLLAAARRSLRGEVLGRSVLAAAPAPAADSGVESKIISRSFEYLMAVNVGTPPTQMLAIADTGSDLVWVNCRNGSGAAAAAGGVFAPSRSSTYEVVSCRSDACQGLNQASCDSASNCQYQYGYGDGSRTVGVLSTETFTFVDGGARQVQVPHVDFGCSTYMAGTFRADGLVGLGAGAFSLVSQLGSATSFGRRFSYCLIPSSAGANSSSTLNFGSRAVVSEPGAAKTPLVPGEVDTYYTVALESVAVGGRAVASNESAIIVDSGTTLTFLDPALLQPLVAELGRRINLTRAQPPEQLLEVCYDVSGRAQEDWGIPDVTLRFGGGGDVTLRPENTFVMVQEGTLCLALVPVSEATPVSILGNIAQQNLHVGYDLDARTVTFAAADCTRSSSASSSS from the coding sequence ATGGAAGCGACGGCGCTCGTCCTCTTCGCCCTCCTCGTGCTCGCCGGGCAGCGGGCCTGCGCGGCGTCcgacgccggcggtggcgggttCAGGGTCGAGTTTATACACCGCGACTCGGCGAGGTCTCCGTTCCACGACCCGGCGCTGTCCCCGCACGACCGGTTGCTcgcggccgcgcgccgctcGCTACGGGGCGAGGTGCTAGGGCGCTCGGTTctcgccgcggcgcccgcgcccgcggccgACAGCGGCGTCGAGTCCAAGATCATCTCCCGGTCGTTCGAGTACCTGATGGCCGTGAACGTCGGCACGCCGCCGACGCAGATGCTCGCGATCGCGGACACCGGGAGCGACCTCGTGTGGGTCAACTGCAGGaacggcagcggcgcggccgccgccgccggcggcgtgtTCGCGCCGTCGCGCTCGTCGACGTACGAGGTCGTGAGCTGCCGGTCCGACGCGTGCCAGGGGCTGAACCAGGCCTCCTGCGACTCCGCGTCCAACTGCCAGTACCAGTACGGGTACGGTGACGGGTCCCGCACGGTCGGGGTCCTGTCGACCGAGACGTTCACCTTCGTCGACGGCGGCGCACGGCAGGTGCAGGTGCCACACGTCGACTTCGGCTGCTCGACGTACATGGCCGGCACGTTCCGCGCGGACGGGCTCGTCGGCCTCGGCGCCGGGGCCTTCTCCCTCGTGTCGCAGCTCGGGTCCGCGACGTCGTTCGGGCGCAGGTTCTCCTACTGCCTGATCCcgtcctccgccggcgccaacTCGTCGTCCACGCTCAACTTCGGGTCCAGGGCCGTCGTGTCGGAGCCCGGCGCGGCGAAGACGCCGCTGGTGCCCGGGGAAGTGGACACGTACTACACCGTTGCCCTCGAGTCCGTCGCCGTCGGTGGGCGGGCGGTCGCGTCCAACGAGTCCGCCATCATCGTGGACTCCGGCACGACGCTCACGTTTCTCGACCCGGCGCTGCTGCAGCCGCTGGTGGCGGAGCTAGGGCGGCGGATCAACCTGACCCGGGCGCAGCCGCCGGAGCAGCTGCTGGAGGTGTGCTACGACGTGAGCGGGAGGGCCCAGGAGGATTGGGGGATCCCGGACGTGACGCTgcggttcggcggcggcggcgacgtgacGCTCCGGCCGGAGAACACGTTCGTGATGGTGCAGGAGGGGACGCTGTGCCTGGCGCTGGTGCCCGTGTCGGAGGCGACGCCGGTGTCGATCCTGGGGAACATCGCACAGCAGAACCTGCACGTCGGGTACGACCTCGACGCGCGGACGGtcaccttcgccgccgccgattgCACCCGTTCGTCGTCGGCCTCTAGCTCTAGCTGA